The proteins below are encoded in one region of Vicia villosa cultivar HV-30 ecotype Madison, WI unplaced genomic scaffold, Vvil1.0 ctg.001989F_1_1, whole genome shotgun sequence:
- the LOC131637393 gene encoding uncharacterized protein LOC131637393 — MGPYQILSRVGEVAYQLALPPSLSGTHDVFHVSQLRRFVPDTFRPILPDSVEVEPDLSYDPQPCGILEYASRSLRNKEIPLVKVLWDETRPEEAMWELESEMRESYPQLFW; from the coding sequence ATGGGACCGTACCAGATTCTGAGTCGGGTAGGCGAAGTGGCTTATCAGTTAGCGTTGCCACCTTCACTATCGGGAAcacatgatgtgttccatgtatctcaaCTCCGAAGGTTCGTGCCTGACACTTTCCGCCCTATCCTCCCAGATTCTGTCGAAGTAGAACCAGATCTCTCCTATGATCCACAACCTTGCGGTATTTTGGAGTATGCTAGCAGGTCTCTAAGGAACAAAGAGATACCTCTTGTAAAAGTGTTGTGGGATGAGACGCGTCCCGAGGAAGCTATGTGGGAGCTTGAGTCAGAGATGCGGGAATCCTACCCTCAATTGTTCTGGTGa
- the LOC131637389 gene encoding zingipain-2-like has translation MKFLIIVCIMILWACAMSRTLYESSVAEKHQQWMIKHGRTYTDSVEMEKRLQIFKENLEYIEKFNNAGNKSYKLGLNPYSDLTSEEFIASHTGIKIPNQLSSSKLGSNAILFDVNDNVPTNLDWREQGAVTDVKNQGNCGCCWAFSAVAAVEGITKIKAGNLISLSEQQLLDCDQQSHGCGGGYMDSAFQSIIQTNGIASEADYPYQEVQQTCQKNDQMTTAAQITSFVDVHANDEQQLLQAIAQQPVSVGIKVGSEFQSYKEGIYSGTCGTSFNHAVTAVGYGVTEDGTKYWLIKNQWGKDWGEGGYMRVLRENGDPEGQCGIAAHASYPTI, from the exons ATGAAGTTTCTTATTATTGTTTGTATCATGATCTTGTGGGCATGTGCTATGTCTCGCACACTCTATGAATCATCTGTTGCCGAAAAACATCAGCAATGGATGATCAAACACGGACGCACATACACAGATAGTGTTGAAATGGAGAAACGCTTACAAATATTCAAAGAGAATTTGGAATACATAGAAAAATTTAACAATGCTGGTAACAAGAGTTACAAGCTTGGCCTAAATCCATATTCTGATTTGACTAGTGAAGAGTTTATTGCTTCACATACCGGAATTAAGATTCCAAACCAACTTTCTTCCTCTAAGTTGGGGTCAAATGCAATACTGTTCGATGTTAATGATAATGTTCCAACCAACTTAGACTGGAGAGAACAGGGAGCTGTCACTGATGTTAAGAACCAAGGCAATTGTG GATGTTGCTGGGCATTTTCAGCTGTGGCAGCTGTAGAAGGTATTACGAAAATCAAAGCTGGTAACTTGATCTCATTGTCGGAGCAACAATTGCTTGACTGTGATCAACAGAGCCATGGGTGTGGTGGAGGTTATATGGATAGTGCCTTCCAATCTATAATACAAACCAATGGTATCGCTAGTGAAGCAGATTATCCATACCAAGAAGTTCAACAAACATGCCAAAAAAATGATCAGATGACAACCGCAGCTCAAATAACTAGTTTTGTAGATGTACATGCTAATGATGAACAACAACTACTACAAGCTATAGCACAACAACCAGTATCAGTTGGAATCAAAGTTGGTAGTGAATTTCAGTCATACAAGGAAGGCATATATTCCGGAACATGTGGAacatccttcaaccatgcagttacAGCAGTTGGTTATGGAGTAACGGAAGATGGAACAAAGTATTGGTTGATTAAGAATCAATGGGGTAAAGATTGGGGTGAAGGAGGGTACATGAGGGTGTTGAGGGAAAATGGTGACCCTGAAGGTCAATGTGGCATTGCTGCACATGCTTCTTATCCCACTATATAG